In Osmia bicornis bicornis chromosome 1, iOsmBic2.1, whole genome shotgun sequence, the following proteins share a genomic window:
- the LOC114881050 gene encoding C-factor: MRSILITGCNRGLGLGLVKHLVKLPQPPENVFATCRDRNKAKELTALSETSKNIHIIEIDLVDTKNYDKIVQIVNEKVGQAGLNVLFNNAGISSKFARLGLVKEKQLTETFFVNTVVPILLTKAFVPLLKTASNNYENKSEMNIHRSAVINMSSILGSIADNAVGGYYPYRCSKTALNAATKSMSIDLKEDGILVSSLHPGWVRTDMGGNNASMDIDTSVANILNTLNSLTEKHTGCFVQYDGKILPW; the protein is encoded by the exons ATGAGGTCGATTTTGATCACCGGATGTAACCGAGGACTGGGTCTGGGGCTTGTAAAACACCTGGTAAAGTTACCACAACCGCCAGAAAATGTCTTCGCGACTTGCCGAGACAGGAATAAAGCAAAG GAATTAACTGCATTGTCTGAAACATCGAAGAACATTCATATTATCGAAATAG aTCTGGTCGACACAAAAAACTATGACAAGATAgtgcaaattgtaaatgaaaaagtgGGCCAGGCTGGATTGAATGTTTTATTCAATAATGCTGGGATCAGTTCAAAATTCGCGCGACTTGGTCtggttaaagaaaaacaactTACAGAAACGTTTTTCGTAAACACAGTTGTAccaattttattaacaaag GCATTTGTACCACTATTGAAAACAGCATCTAACAACTATGAGAACAAATCAGAGATGAACATTCACAGGTCAGCAGTTATCAACATGAGTTCCATTCTTGGAAGTATAGCTGACAATGCTGTGGGTGGATATTACCCTTACAGATGTAGTAAG ACAGCACTTAATGCAGCAACAAAGTCAATGAGCATTGATTTAAAGGAAGATGGAATCCTAGTCAGTTCTTTACATCCTGGTTGGGTACGTACAGACATGGGAGGAAATAATGCATCCATGGATATTGATACCAGTGTCGCTAACATTTTGAATACACTGAATTCGTTAACTGAGAAACACACAGGCTGTTTTGTTCAGTATGATGGAAAAATCTTGCCTTGGTAA
- the LOC114881051 gene encoding UPF0545 protein C22orf39 homolog gives MPESKSTTENEKPQSETKLYNEEWMLRPCELYKEEYHDCKSIAARFHQYFVFGEYQDCTQWKIDYDNCHLWKKYNSKEAFDKLISSEKQRRIARLRGHYNNDVWQRRDKPPEDWNAPLPDWLEEKAKVSYLRIASEKLKKGKEQNNIEHNNQASSCTLM, from the exons atgccTGAATCAAAGagtacaactgaaaatgaGAAGCCCCAATCAGAAACTAAATTATATAATGAAGAATGGATG TTAAGGCCATGCGAACTATATAAAGAAGAATATCATGATTGTAAAAGTATAGCAGCACGCTTTCATCAGTACTTTGTATTTGGAGAATATCAAGATTGCACACAATGGAAGATTGATTATGACAATTGTCACTTatggaaaaaatataattctaaAGAAGCATTT GACAAATTAATAAGCAGTGAAAAACAACGTAGAATAGCTAGATTACGAGGTCATTATAATAATGATGTTTGGCAAAGAAGAGATAAACCACCAGAAGACTGGAATGCACCATTACCTGATTGGTTAGAAGAAAAAGCTAAAGTTTCCTATTTAAGAATTGCAAGTGAAAAActaaaaaaagggaaagaacaaaataatatagaacACAATAATCAAGCAAGTTCTTGTACTTTAAtgtga
- the LOC123988028 gene encoding cilia- and flagella-associated protein 299-like yields the protein MTEIGTQIDSDRRLLAFKDYENYLDSLITFVDLGYLGNLNVAREIAELGYRCTGETLSREAFYKRVKAVKDLFFPLYRPYELTSELITPANAVMQELALRERLNRLKLISTIIFIRNLTRLQFEISGYIDYSERLEKENWVPYFEGKKKIWPRASDLAYYHWRTGKTCINETSNYQPIIDPKHGLLFKNCHDRHLINVNPEASSPGVCTTRIRIFCLQYEHVILYDHIIRSKS from the coding sequence atgacaGAAATAGGGACACAAATAGATAGCGACAGAAGATTATTGGCATTCAaagattatgaaaattatttagattCTCTAATAACATTTGTTGACCTTGGTTATTTAGGAAATCTTAATGTTGCACGTGAAATAGCCGAGCTTGGCTATCGTTGTACAGGTGAAACATTGAGTAGAGAAGCATTCTATAAACGTGTAAAGGCTGTAAAGGATCTATTTTTCCCACTCTACAGACCATACGAATTAACATCAGAGTTAATAACACCTGCTAATGCAGTAATGCAAGAACTAGCACTTCGGGAGCGTTTAAATAGATTAAAACTCATATCTACCATTATATTCATAAGAAATTTAACAAGACTTCAATTTGAAATCTCTGGCTACATTGACTACAGTGAAAGacttgaaaaagaaaattgggTTCCATATttcgaaggaaagaaaaaaatatggcCACGTGCATCGGATCTTGCATATTATCATTGGAGAACAGGGAAAACATGCATAAACGAAACATCTAATTATCAACCAATTATAGACCCAAAACATGGTCTTCTATTCAAAAACTGTCATGATAGACATTTGATTAACGTAAATCCTGAAGCATCTTCACCAGGTGTATGTACAACACGAATAAGAATATTTTGCCTTCAATACGAACATGTAATATTGTATGATCATATTATTCGGAgtaaaagttaa
- the LOC114881052 gene encoding B-cell CLL/lymphoma 7 protein family member B has product MMSRSVRAETRSRAKDDIKRVMQVVDKVRHWEKKWVTIGETTMKIYKWVPISTLDQKKKGKTVADKENGLPRKSGLDSSNSNFGLTEDSNTCFSTVSDSQGLTDFSAHLGFSEDSNSQNSEPAPKRLKTD; this is encoded by the exons ATGATGTCACGGTCAGTGCGTGCAGAGACTCGTAGTCGTGCCAAGGATGATATTAAGCGTGTAATGCAAGTCGTTGACAAAGTTCGCCATTG GGAAAAGAAATGGGTTACTATAGGAGAGACTACTATGAAGATTTATAAATGGGTGCCTATATCAACTCTTGATCAG aaaaagaaaggaaaaacagTTGCAGACAAAGAGAACGGTTTGCCAAGAAAGAGTGGATTAGATTCTTCAAATTCTAATTTTGGTCTTACGGAAGATTCTAACACAT GTTTTTCAACGGTTAGCGATTCTCAAGGATTAACTGACTTTTCTGCACATCTGGGATTTTCAGAAGATTCAAACTCACAAAACAGTGAACCTGCACCCAAAAGGTTAAAGACTGATTAA
- the LOC114881053 gene encoding sodium/calcium exchanger regulatory protein 1, translating to MASIVGTYQHERNENLDEYFKAVGVPYIPRKMMIMSSPRLEISNDGDKWTIRTISMIRTVEIIFTLGEEYEEHMPNGVTLKNVTAMEGDSLVTTSVGPDNNKLVRKYEVTEDGVVLTMTHEKSGQVAKRYFKRLS from the exons ATGGCATCGATCGTTGGTACTTATCAACACGAACGCAATGAAAATCTCGACGAATATTTTAAAGCTGTGG GTGTACCATACATTCCGCGGAAAATGATGATCATGTCCAGTCCGCGACTGGAAATATCAAATGACGGTGACAAATGGACCATTCGTACCATTTCCATGATACGCACagtagaaataatatttactcTTGGCGAAGAGTATGAGGAACACATGCCTAATGGAGTTACACTGAAA AATGTGACTGCAATGGAAGGAGATAGTCTAGTGACAACTTCAGTCGGGCCAGATAACAATAAACTGGTGCGGAAGTACGAAGTTACAGAGGACGGTGTGGTTTTG ACAATGACCCACGAAAAGAGTGGCCAAGTGGCAAAGCGTTATTTTAAGCGGCTTTCGTAA